From the genome of Variovorax sp. RA8, one region includes:
- the fabI gene encoding enoyl-ACP reductase FabI, with amino-acid sequence MGFLSGKKFLITGVLSNRSIAYGIAKACHEQGAELAFSYVGERFKDRITEFAADFGSKLVFDCDVGDDAQITKLFTDLAQAWPRFDGFVHSIGFAPREAIAGDFLDGLSREGFKVAHDISAYSFPAMAKAALPYLNDKSALLTLTYLGSVRALPNYNTMGLAKASLEASVRYLAESLGPKGMRVNGISAGPIKTLAASGIKGFGKILSVVAEVSPIRRNVTIEEVGNVAAFLLSDLASGVTAEITYVDGGFSQVVGGIAE; translated from the coding sequence ATGGGCTTTCTTTCCGGCAAAAAATTCCTGATCACCGGCGTGCTGAGCAACCGCTCCATCGCCTACGGCATCGCCAAGGCCTGCCATGAGCAAGGGGCCGAGCTTGCCTTCAGCTACGTGGGCGAGCGCTTCAAGGACCGCATCACCGAGTTCGCCGCCGATTTCGGCTCCAAGCTGGTGTTCGACTGCGATGTCGGCGACGACGCCCAGATCACCAAGCTGTTCACCGACCTGGCCCAGGCCTGGCCCAGGTTCGACGGTTTCGTGCACAGCATCGGCTTCGCGCCGCGCGAGGCGATCGCCGGCGATTTTCTCGACGGCCTGTCGCGCGAGGGCTTCAAGGTGGCGCATGACATCAGCGCCTACAGCTTCCCCGCCATGGCCAAGGCGGCCCTGCCCTACCTCAACGACAAGTCGGCCCTGCTCACGCTCACGTACCTGGGCTCCGTACGCGCGCTGCCCAACTACAACACCATGGGCCTGGCCAAGGCCTCGCTGGAGGCCTCGGTGCGCTACCTGGCCGAGTCACTGGGCCCGAAGGGCATGCGCGTCAACGGCATCAGCGCCGGACCGATCAAGACGCTGGCAGCCAGCGGCATCAAGGGCTTCGGCAAGATCCTCTCGGTGGTGGCCGAGGTCTCGCCGATTCGCCGCAACGTCACCATCGAGGAAGTGGGCAACGTCGCCGCCTTCCTGCTGAGCGACCTGGCCAGCGGCGTGACGGCCGAGATCACCTACGTCGACGGCGGCTTCAGCCAGGTGGTGGGCGGCATCGCCGAATAG
- a CDS encoding DNA ligase — MDRRKLLLLGTALALAPFALAHAAAPKLMLADVYRRGMPLADYWVSEKYDGVRGYWDGRQLWTRGGERVAAPAWFAAALPAVPMDGELWAGRGRFAETVSTVRDQTPNEQAWRNIRFMVFDLPAQPGDFTARLAALRKLLPLKDAPWVVPVPQARAGTHEDLQALLDKTMRMGGEGLMLHRGASLYRTERSADLLKLKPYEDADARVLAHVPGRGRHAGRMGALLVETPEGRRFKLGGGFSDAQRDQPPAVGSWVSYRYNGTNPGGLPRFARFLRVRDDLALSS; from the coding sequence ATGGATCGTCGAAAGCTACTGCTTCTCGGCACGGCGCTTGCGCTGGCGCCCTTCGCGCTGGCGCATGCAGCCGCGCCGAAGCTCATGCTGGCCGATGTCTATCGCCGCGGCATGCCGCTGGCGGACTATTGGGTCAGCGAGAAGTACGACGGGGTGCGCGGCTACTGGGACGGCAGGCAGCTCTGGACGCGTGGCGGCGAGCGCGTGGCCGCTCCCGCCTGGTTCGCCGCAGCGCTGCCGGCGGTGCCGATGGACGGCGAGCTGTGGGCGGGCCGCGGGCGCTTCGCGGAGACGGTGTCCACGGTCCGGGACCAGACGCCGAACGAGCAGGCCTGGCGGAACATCCGCTTCATGGTCTTCGACCTGCCGGCCCAGCCCGGCGACTTCACGGCACGGCTGGCGGCGCTGCGCAAGCTGCTGCCGTTGAAGGACGCGCCATGGGTGGTGCCGGTGCCGCAGGCGCGGGCCGGCACGCACGAGGACCTGCAGGCGCTGCTCGACAAGACGATGCGTATGGGCGGCGAAGGCCTGATGCTGCATCGGGGTGCCTCCCTCTACCGCACGGAACGATCAGCCGACCTGCTCAAGCTCAAGCCCTACGAGGATGCGGACGCCCGCGTGCTGGCGCACGTACCGGGCCGCGGACGGCACGCCGGCCGAATGGGCGCGCTGCTGGTCGAGACGCCCGAAGGCAGGCGCTTCAAGCTGGGCGGCGGCTTCAGCGACGCGCAGCGCGACCAGCCGCCTGCCGTGGGAAGCTGGGTCAGCTATCGCTACAACGGCACGAACCCCGGCGGCCTGCCGAGGTTCGCGCGCTTCCTGCGGGTACGGGACGACCTCGCGTTGTCCTCCTAG
- a CDS encoding fasciclin domain-containing protein: MISRFHRLASLALAVAFTTGAGLASAQVMVGGAPMYATKDIIDNAVNSKDHTTLVTAVKAAGLVETLKGPGPFTVFAPTNVAFAALPAGTVDTLLKPENKGQLTAVLTYHVVPGKLDAAALGSQIMDGKGTATLKTVAGGTLTAKESGGKIMVGNEKGGWATVSTADVYQSNGVIHVVDKVLLPK, encoded by the coding sequence ATGATCAGCAGATTCCACCGCCTTGCCTCCCTTGCCCTGGCGGTCGCGTTCACGACCGGCGCCGGCCTCGCTTCCGCGCAGGTCATGGTCGGCGGCGCGCCGATGTACGCGACCAAGGACATCATCGACAACGCCGTCAACTCGAAGGACCACACCACGCTGGTCACCGCGGTCAAGGCCGCAGGGCTGGTCGAAACCCTCAAGGGGCCGGGCCCCTTCACCGTGTTCGCGCCGACGAATGTGGCTTTCGCCGCCTTGCCCGCGGGCACCGTGGACACGCTGCTCAAGCCCGAGAACAAGGGCCAGCTGACGGCCGTGCTGACCTATCACGTGGTGCCCGGCAAGCTCGACGCCGCCGCGCTGGGTAGCCAGATCATGGACGGCAAGGGCACGGCCACGCTCAAGACCGTGGCTGGCGGCACGCTCACCGCCAAGGAAAGCGGCGGCAAGATCATGGTGGGCAACGAGAAGGGCGGCTGGGCCACCGTGAGCACCGCCGATGTCTACCAGTCCAACGGCGTGATCCACGTCGTTGACAAGGTACTGCTACCCAAGTAA
- a CDS encoding arginine/lysine/ornithine decarboxylase: protein MKFRFPIVIIDEDFRSENTSGLSIRALAQAFESEGFEVLGVTSYGDLSQFAQQQSRASAFILSIDDEEFTPGPDLDPAVLNLRNFIEEVRRKNADVPIYIYGETKTSRHLPNDILRELHGFIHMFEDTPEFVARHIIREAKSYLEGVQPPFFKALIDYAEDGSYSWHCPGHSGGVAFLKSPVGQMFHQFFGENMLRADVCNAVEELGQLLDHTGPVAASERNAARIFNADHCFFVTNGTSTSNKMVWHHTVAPDDVVVVDRNCHKSVLHAIIMTGAIPVFMKPTRNHFGIIGPIPKSEFEPAAIKDKIRANPLLSHVDADKVKPRVMTLTQSTYDGVIYNTETIKGMLDGYVDTLHFDEAWLPHAAFHPFYGAYHAMGKRRVRPKESLVFATQSTHKLLAGISQASHVLVQDSQNRALDRDLFNEAYLMHSSTSPQYAIIASCDVAAAMMEPPGGTALVEESILEALDFRRAMRKVEQEFGKDEWWFKVWGPEKLVEEGIGRASDWIMQGESRSGPNARNGARNWHGFGKLADGFNMLDPIKSTIVTPGLDLNGKFAPTGIPASIVTKFLAEHGVIVEKTGLYSFFIMFTIGITKGRWNTLLTALQQFKDDYARNQPMWRILPEFCQSHPGYERLGLRDLCQHVHELYARHDVARLTTEMYLSDLQPAMKPSDAFAHIAHRKTERVEIDHLEGRITTSLITPYPPGIPLLIPGEVFNKKIVDYLKFARAFNSECPGFETDIHGLVARFDESGKKRYYADCVRAG, encoded by the coding sequence ATGAAATTCCGCTTTCCGATCGTCATCATCGACGAGGACTTCCGCTCCGAGAACACCTCGGGACTCAGTATCCGCGCCCTGGCCCAGGCCTTCGAGAGCGAGGGCTTCGAGGTGCTGGGCGTCACCAGCTACGGCGACCTGAGCCAGTTCGCCCAGCAGCAGAGCCGCGCCAGTGCCTTCATCCTGTCGATCGACGACGAGGAGTTCACCCCCGGGCCCGATCTGGACCCGGCGGTATTGAACCTGCGCAACTTCATCGAAGAGGTGCGGCGCAAGAACGCCGACGTGCCGATCTACATCTACGGTGAGACGAAAACCTCACGCCACCTGCCGAACGACATCCTGCGCGAGCTGCACGGCTTCATCCACATGTTCGAGGACACGCCGGAGTTCGTGGCGCGCCACATCATCCGCGAGGCCAAGTCCTACCTCGAAGGGGTGCAGCCGCCGTTCTTCAAGGCGCTGATCGACTATGCGGAAGACGGCTCCTACTCCTGGCACTGCCCCGGCCACTCGGGCGGCGTCGCCTTCCTCAAGAGCCCGGTCGGCCAGATGTTCCACCAGTTCTTCGGCGAGAACATGCTGCGGGCCGACGTCTGCAACGCGGTGGAGGAATTGGGCCAGCTGCTCGACCATACCGGCCCGGTGGCGGCCAGCGAGCGCAACGCGGCGCGCATCTTCAACGCCGACCACTGCTTCTTCGTGACCAACGGCACCAGCACCAGCAACAAGATGGTGTGGCACCACACCGTGGCGCCGGACGACGTGGTGGTGGTGGACCGCAACTGCCACAAGTCGGTGCTGCACGCGATCATCATGACCGGCGCCATTCCCGTCTTCATGAAGCCGACGCGCAACCACTTCGGCATCATCGGCCCGATCCCCAAGAGCGAGTTCGAGCCGGCGGCCATCAAGGACAAGATCCGCGCCAACCCGCTGCTCTCGCATGTCGATGCCGACAAGGTCAAGCCGCGGGTCATGACGCTCACGCAGTCCACCTACGACGGCGTGATCTACAACACCGAGACGATCAAGGGCATGCTCGACGGCTACGTCGACACGTTGCATTTCGACGAGGCCTGGCTGCCGCACGCGGCCTTCCACCCCTTCTACGGCGCCTACCACGCGATGGGCAAGCGGCGTGTGCGGCCGAAGGAATCGCTGGTGTTCGCGACCCAGTCTACCCACAAGCTGCTGGCGGGCATCAGCCAGGCCAGCCACGTGCTGGTGCAGGACTCGCAGAACCGTGCACTCGACCGCGACCTCTTCAACGAGGCCTACCTGATGCACTCCTCGACCAGCCCGCAGTACGCGATCATCGCCAGCTGCGACGTGGCCGCCGCGATGATGGAGCCGCCCGGCGGCACCGCGCTGGTGGAAGAGAGCATCCTCGAGGCGCTGGACTTCCGCCGCGCCATGCGCAAGGTGGAGCAGGAGTTCGGCAAGGACGAGTGGTGGTTCAAGGTCTGGGGCCCCGAGAAGCTGGTGGAGGAAGGCATCGGCCGCGCCAGCGACTGGATCATGCAGGGCGAGTCGCGCAGCGGCCCGAACGCCAGGAACGGCGCACGCAACTGGCACGGCTTCGGCAAGCTCGCCGACGGCTTCAACATGCTGGATCCGATCAAGTCGACCATCGTGACGCCGGGCCTGGACCTGAACGGCAAGTTCGCCCCCACCGGCATCCCGGCGAGCATCGTCACCAAGTTCCTGGCCGAGCACGGCGTGATCGTCGAGAAGACGGGGCTCTACAGCTTCTTCATCATGTTCACCATCGGCATCACCAAGGGCCGCTGGAACACGCTGCTCACGGCGCTGCAGCAGTTCAAGGACGACTACGCGCGCAACCAGCCGATGTGGCGCATCCTGCCGGAGTTCTGCCAGAGCCACCCGGGCTACGAGCGCCTGGGGCTGCGCGACCTCTGCCAGCATGTCCACGAGCTCTATGCGCGCCACGACGTGGCCCGGCTCACGACCGAGATGTACCTGAGCGATCTCCAGCCGGCAATGAAGCCCAGCGACGCCTTCGCCCACATCGCGCATCGCAAGACCGAGCGGGTGGAGATCGATCACCTCGAGGGCCGCATCACCACGAGCCTGATCACGCCGTACCCGCCGGGCATTCCGCTGCTGATCCCGGGGGAGGTCTTCAACAAGAAGATCGTCGACTATCTCAAGTTCGCGCGCGCGTTCAACAGCGAGTGCCCGGGCTTCGAGACCGACATCCACGGGCTGGTGGCTCGGTTCGACGAGAGCGGCAAGAAGCGCTACTACGCGGACTGCGTGCGCGCGGGCTGA
- a CDS encoding NfeD family protein, with translation MASSTVWWLIAGGAIVLELLSGTVYLLLLSAGFAAAAVAAHAGAGMSTQLVVAAVVGVGAVLVWHTIRRKRPAEPPAAANRDINLDIGESIFVDAWNPDGTATVRYRGAQWTVVPRPGATPTVGEHRVAEIIGSRLVVDKI, from the coding sequence ATGGCGAGTTCCACCGTCTGGTGGCTGATTGCGGGGGGAGCCATCGTGCTGGAGCTGCTGTCCGGCACCGTCTACCTGCTGCTGTTGAGCGCGGGCTTCGCGGCCGCCGCGGTGGCGGCACACGCCGGCGCCGGCATGTCCACCCAGCTGGTCGTGGCAGCGGTCGTCGGCGTCGGAGCGGTGCTCGTCTGGCACACGATCCGCCGCAAACGCCCGGCCGAGCCGCCGGCCGCCGCCAACCGCGATATCAACCTGGACATCGGCGAGAGCATTTTTGTCGACGCCTGGAACCCGGACGGCACTGCCACCGTGCGCTACCGCGGCGCGCAATGGACCGTGGTGCCCCGCCCGGGCGCCACGCCGACCGTCGGCGAGCACCGGGTGGCCGAGATCATCGGCAGCCGGCTGGTCGTCGACAAGATCTGA
- a CDS encoding SPFH domain-containing protein: protein MEFTVPLVLLVIAIIVISQSIKFVPQQNAWVRERLGKYHNTMTPGPNFLIPFIDKVAYKHSLKEIPLDVPSQICITRDNTQLQVDGILYFQVTDPMRASYGSSNYIVAVTQLAQTSLRSVIGKLELDKTFEERDIINAQVVAAIDEAALNWGVKVLRYEIKDLTPPKEILQAMQRQITAEREKRALIAASEGRRQEQINIATGEREAFIARSEGEKQAQINNAQGEAAAITAVAEATAGAIERVAAAIRQPGGEQAVQLKVAERAVDAYGKVAADATTTLIVPSNMNETAALIASAMRMVQAGKTSSTA, encoded by the coding sequence ATGGAATTCACCGTCCCCTTGGTCCTGTTGGTCATCGCGATCATCGTCATCAGCCAGTCCATCAAGTTCGTGCCGCAGCAGAACGCCTGGGTGCGCGAGCGCCTGGGCAAGTACCACAACACGATGACGCCCGGGCCCAACTTCCTGATCCCCTTCATCGACAAGGTGGCCTACAAGCACAGCCTGAAGGAGATCCCGCTGGATGTGCCGAGCCAGATCTGCATCACCCGCGACAACACGCAGTTGCAGGTCGACGGCATCCTCTACTTCCAGGTCACCGATCCGATGCGTGCAAGCTACGGCTCGTCGAACTACATCGTGGCCGTGACGCAACTGGCGCAGACCTCGCTGCGCAGCGTGATCGGCAAGCTCGAACTCGACAAGACCTTCGAGGAGCGCGACATCATCAACGCGCAGGTGGTGGCCGCCATCGACGAGGCGGCCCTGAACTGGGGGGTGAAGGTCCTGCGCTACGAGATCAAGGACCTGACGCCGCCGAAGGAAATCCTGCAGGCGATGCAGCGCCAGATCACGGCCGAGCGCGAGAAGCGCGCGCTGATCGCGGCCTCCGAAGGCCGCCGCCAGGAGCAGATCAACATCGCCACCGGCGAGCGCGAGGCCTTCATCGCGCGCTCCGAGGGCGAGAAGCAGGCCCAGATCAACAACGCGCAGGGCGAGGCCGCGGCCATCACGGCGGTGGCGGAGGCCACGGCGGGCGCCATCGAGCGCGTGGCCGCCGCCATCCGCCAACCCGGCGGCGAGCAGGCCGTGCAACTCAAGGTTGCGGAGCGCGCAGTCGATGCCTACGGCAAGGTCGCGGCCGATGCCACCACCACCTTGATCGTGCCCAGCAACATGAACGAAACCGCCGCGCTCATCGCCTCGGCGATGCGCATGGTGCAGGCCGGAAAGACGTCGAGTACCGCCTGA
- a CDS encoding response regulator, producing MTLSTFLVEDNKTIRDNLIPALEDLVGAQVVGCADSENEAATWLASHAGEWQLVVIDVFLKQGSGLGVLRTCRQRSASQRAVVLSNYVNADIRARCTALGADAVFDKSRELEAFFDYCNDASRSAM from the coding sequence ATGACGCTCTCCACCTTCCTTGTCGAAGACAACAAGACGATCCGCGACAACCTGATCCCTGCCCTCGAGGACCTGGTCGGCGCCCAGGTCGTGGGTTGCGCCGACAGCGAAAACGAAGCGGCCACCTGGCTGGCCTCACACGCCGGCGAGTGGCAGCTGGTGGTGATCGACGTGTTCCTCAAGCAGGGCTCCGGTCTCGGCGTGCTGAGAACCTGCAGGCAGCGCAGCGCGAGCCAGCGCGCGGTGGTCCTGAGCAACTACGTCAATGCCGACATACGGGCACGCTGCACGGCCTTGGGCGCGGATGCCGTGTTCGACAAGTCGAGGGAGCTCGAAGCCTTCTTCGACTACTGCAACGACGCCAGCCGCAGCGCCATGTAA
- a CDS encoding IS1182 family transposase codes for MKRFIEGADRQQVTLMPECLDDYVGEDNPVRIVDAFVNELDLQTLGFDGADPATTGRPSYHPAVLLKLYIYGYLNRIQSSRRLEREAQRNVELMWLTGRLAPDFKTIADFRRSNGAGIRNVCRRFIVLCRQLKLFSQGVVAIDGSKFKAVNSRDRNFSPGKIDARKEQIEQSIQRYLDALETADRTQPAELGAKAERLQEKISKLREQMRQLDETKEQLKSEPGQQRSLTDPDARSMLQQGKSTGLVGYNVQTAVDRKHHLIVAHEVTNVGNDRAQLSKMALAAREAMGRSKVQAFADRGYFSGTELKACEDAGITTFVPKPMTSNAKAEGRFDKTDFIYIASADEYQCPAGERAIYRYSTLEKSGLKAGVYWTSACPRCAMKDQCTTGDYRRIRRWEHEEVLERVQRRLDRKLDAMTLRRSTIEHVFGTLKYWMGSTHFLMKTMEHVGTEMSLHVLAYNLKRVMSVLGIARTMKAMRLAGA; via the coding sequence ATGAAGCGATTCATCGAAGGCGCGGACCGACAGCAGGTCACGCTGATGCCAGAGTGTCTCGATGACTATGTTGGTGAAGACAACCCGGTGCGCATCGTCGATGCCTTCGTGAACGAATTGGATCTGCAAACACTCGGCTTCGACGGTGCAGATCCCGCAACGACCGGACGCCCGTCCTACCACCCGGCGGTGCTTCTCAAGCTCTACATCTACGGATACCTCAACCGCATCCAGTCCAGCCGACGCCTGGAGCGTGAAGCGCAACGCAACGTCGAACTGATGTGGCTTACAGGCCGGCTCGCACCGGACTTCAAGACCATTGCCGACTTCAGGCGCAGCAATGGCGCTGGGATCCGCAACGTTTGCCGACGCTTCATCGTTCTGTGCCGCCAGCTCAAGCTCTTCTCCCAAGGCGTCGTGGCCATCGACGGTAGCAAGTTCAAGGCGGTGAACAGTCGAGACCGAAACTTCTCGCCTGGGAAGATCGACGCGCGCAAGGAACAGATCGAGCAAAGCATTCAGCGCTACCTGGATGCCTTGGAGACGGCGGACCGGACGCAACCTGCCGAGTTGGGAGCAAAGGCAGAACGGCTGCAGGAGAAGATCAGCAAACTGCGCGAGCAAATGCGGCAACTGGACGAGACCAAGGAGCAGCTGAAGAGCGAACCGGGCCAACAGCGCTCGCTGACGGATCCCGACGCCCGCTCGATGCTCCAGCAAGGCAAGAGCACAGGCTTAGTGGGCTACAACGTCCAGACAGCTGTGGACCGCAAGCACCACCTGATCGTTGCGCACGAAGTGACGAACGTCGGCAATGACCGAGCCCAGCTAAGCAAGATGGCGCTGGCCGCGCGCGAAGCGATGGGCAGGAGCAAGGTGCAGGCGTTCGCCGACCGTGGCTACTTCAGCGGCACGGAACTCAAGGCCTGCGAGGACGCCGGCATCACGACCTTCGTGCCCAAGCCGATGACATCGAATGCCAAGGCTGAGGGGCGCTTCGACAAGACCGACTTCATCTATATCGCCAGCGCTGACGAGTACCAGTGCCCAGCAGGGGAGCGGGCAATCTATCGGTACAGCACGCTTGAGAAGAGCGGTCTCAAGGCTGGCGTTTACTGGACCAGTGCGTGCCCACGCTGCGCGATGAAGGACCAATGCACAACTGGCGACTACCGCCGCATTCGTCGCTGGGAACATGAGGAAGTGCTGGAACGCGTTCAACGACGGCTGGATCGCAAGCTCGATGCGATGACACTTCGACGATCCACCATCGAACATGTGTTCGGAACGCTGAAGTACTGGATGGGTTCGACGCATTTCTTGATGAAGACCATGGAGCACGTCGGCACCGAGATGAGTCTTCACGTGTTGGCTTACAACCTGAAGCGGGTGATGAGTGTGCTGGGTATTGCCAGAACGATGAAGGCGATGCGGCTGGCGGGGGCATGA
- a CDS encoding branched-chain amino acid ABC transporter substrate-binding protein: MQLKWTAVTLAALTLVACGKKEEAAAPATAPAPTAAAPAPAAPPADALVVKIGHVGPTSGAIAHLGKDNELGARMAIEDLNAKGLKIGDKVAKFELLAEDDAADPKQGTAVAQKLVDSKVNGIVGHLNSGTTIPASKLYSDAGIPQVSPSATNPKYTRQGFKTTFRVVADDTQLGGTLGKYAVDTLKGKNIAVIDDRTAYGQGVAEEFEKAVKAAGGTIVGHEFTTDKSTDFNAILTKLKGAKPDVLFFGGMDAVGGPMLKQVKQLGMNVKFMGGDGLCTGELAKLAGDAIGEEMVVCAEAGGVEGDFKQPLEDFKTKFKAKNGVDVQIYAPYVYDAVNVLAEAMVKAGSSDPEKYLPELGKIQYKGVTGPIAFDEKGDIKNGALTIYTYKGGARTQIAVVRGAS; encoded by the coding sequence ATGCAATTGAAATGGACTGCAGTCACGCTTGCAGCACTCACGCTCGTGGCTTGTGGCAAGAAGGAAGAAGCAGCGGCCCCGGCGACTGCGCCGGCACCCACCGCGGCAGCCCCTGCACCCGCGGCTCCTCCGGCCGATGCATTGGTGGTCAAGATCGGTCACGTCGGCCCGACCAGCGGCGCCATCGCCCACCTCGGCAAGGACAACGAGCTCGGCGCGCGCATGGCGATCGAGGACCTGAATGCCAAGGGCCTCAAGATCGGCGACAAGGTTGCCAAGTTCGAACTGCTCGCCGAGGACGACGCCGCCGATCCGAAGCAGGGCACCGCGGTCGCCCAGAAGCTGGTCGACAGCAAGGTCAACGGCATCGTCGGCCACCTGAACTCGGGCACCACCATTCCCGCTTCCAAGCTCTACAGCGACGCCGGCATCCCTCAGGTCTCGCCTTCGGCGACCAATCCCAAGTACACCCGCCAGGGCTTCAAGACCACCTTCCGCGTGGTGGCTGACGATACGCAGCTCGGCGGCACACTGGGCAAGTACGCGGTCGACACGCTCAAGGGCAAGAACATCGCCGTGATCGACGACCGCACCGCCTATGGCCAGGGTGTCGCCGAGGAGTTCGAGAAGGCCGTCAAGGCCGCCGGCGGCACGATCGTCGGCCACGAGTTCACCACCGACAAGTCGACCGACTTCAACGCCATCCTGACCAAGCTCAAGGGCGCCAAGCCCGACGTGCTGTTCTTCGGCGGCATGGACGCCGTGGGCGGCCCGATGCTCAAGCAGGTCAAGCAACTGGGCATGAACGTCAAGTTCATGGGTGGCGACGGCCTGTGCACCGGGGAACTGGCCAAGCTGGCTGGCGATGCGATCGGCGAAGAAATGGTGGTTTGCGCGGAGGCCGGCGGCGTCGAAGGCGACTTCAAGCAGCCGCTGGAAGACTTCAAGACCAAGTTCAAGGCGAAGAACGGTGTTGATGTGCAGATCTATGCGCCGTACGTGTACGACGCGGTCAACGTACTGGCCGAAGCCATGGTGAAGGCCGGTTCTTCCGATCCCGAGAAGTACCTGCCGGAGCTCGGCAAGATCCAGTACAAGGGCGTGACCGGCCCGATCGCCTTCGACGAGAAGGGCGACATCAAGAACGGTGCGCTGACGATCTACACCTACAAGGGTGGCGCGCGTACGCAGATCGCCGTGGTGCGCGGCGCGAGCTGA
- a CDS encoding DNA polymerase III subunit chi: protein MTEIDFHFNTPDKVNYACRLLRKAVGARGARVVVVADAPMLEAVDLALWTFAPAEFIAHCRSDGEPHTVARSPVVLAESCDAPLPHRQVLVNLGHTVPGGFERFDRLIDIVSGDDADRQAGRMRWRHYADRGYAIQRHDFAGNTA from the coding sequence ATGACCGAGATCGACTTCCACTTCAACACGCCGGACAAGGTGAACTACGCCTGCCGGTTGCTGCGCAAGGCCGTCGGCGCGCGCGGCGCGCGCGTGGTGGTGGTCGCCGATGCGCCCATGCTCGAGGCGGTCGATCTCGCGCTCTGGACCTTCGCGCCCGCGGAGTTCATCGCCCACTGCCGCAGCGATGGCGAGCCGCACACGGTCGCGCGCTCGCCGGTGGTGCTGGCCGAGAGCTGCGATGCGCCGCTGCCGCACCGCCAGGTGCTGGTGAACCTCGGTCACACGGTGCCTGGCGGCTTCGAACGCTTCGACCGCCTGATCGACATCGTGAGCGGCGACGATGCCGACCGGCAGGCCGGCCGCATGCGCTGGCGGCACTACGCCGACCGTGGCTATGCGATCCAGCGCCACGACTTCGCGGGGAACACTGCCTGA